GGACTGATTTGAAAGTCCATTGGAGAATAATAGCAGCAGTCAAGTTCCATACAGATTTAAACAAAACAGAATTTAGAATTCAGATCTGGGCAAAATCCATAACCGGCCAGAACTGAGCAACAGTCCACTTCAGTAGGAACCAGTGGTCTGATTAGcctcaaaattggatcgaactTCCTTAATAATAGGACTAATCTTCGATCAAAATTAGAAGGTCATCGGATGGCCAGAACTCCCAAAACAGCTAGGCCAACGGTAGATAAAATAGAGAATCTACCCAGAAATTCTGCAGACAGATTAGAGCACTTACCTGGCTGGCTGAATGAGAttagaaacaataagaaaaccagaaaatatgaagatccactcggacttctcgctGCAGAGtgtcgcttggatcaaacaccaaacccttcttctttgatcaaacacaaagaacccTTATAGAGGAGAAACTTAGTAgcatctttttttgttcataaaatcgtggctctactaatgagagctctcctttatttataataatgatggggggttacataaaatagaaactaactttagtttccaaaaactgaaataggaaacaaaaaattagaaactcacctagttactaaacctaaaaatataaacttacaaaatagaaagtcctttagttactaaaactggaaatagaaactaacttatgactgaaaattggAAACTAATTAGGTACTGAAAtcagaaactaaataaccccatctaaaaaggaaattaaagaaaaaggaaacaaatcactgaatcccgtatgcaaccttagaacccctagtttagacccataaaagtagcccaatacactcaaaacacatgggatcaaaggcctaacatgtatggaacccaaccctatgcttattcctaataaaacaagtctattttggtaattaatctgcatcacaggATCTTTGCAATATACATTTCTATTGTGTTGTCTCTCTTCCTACATTTATCCCATGTTTGCGTTTTTCTGTTTAGCGATCTTTTTGAGACTTTTGAAAGAAAGCATTGTATTTTTTCCTTGAAATAATTTCTAACCTTACCAATTAAACAAGGGAAGAATTCAGGATATAATATTCCTACTATTTTCTTCCAAACAAGATGATGATTCTTTCTGTTATGTCTTTGCAGTTGCTGGATGAAAGACAAAGCTCAAATGTCATGCGCTTTCTACAAGCTATTAACGAGTACATTCTTTTACCTATCCTCTTCTTTGCATTGTTGTGTGTGCATTTTAGTTTTAGCTGATTTCCTCTAGTACTGTTGAGTCTCCCATCCTATTACGGCTTGTTTATTATGGTTTTTAACATTTTCTCGTTGACCTTGGACACAGCAGGATCTAGGGACTGTTTGATTCTCTGATGAACCTTTATGGggttaaataattttttcaccCAACTTAGGTGTCAGAGGAAACATTTTACACATAAGATCACAAATTTGTGGAAACCAGTGTTTGTCATAGTGGTTTGCAATTTTGAGCAGAGAACCCCCTCTTTACATGGAAGATTCCTACTTTCAATCTGGACCATCCCTCTGGTCTGGTAACGTGGCACCAACCCTAAAACCCAACATGCACTTCCCTATGTAGCAAGAAATGTTGGAACTTAATGCCCAGTGAAAGTTCCAGAATTCACTGGCAATGTACATTTTCAACAGATGCcaattcattttttaattttgctTGGTGGCTGCTCATCTCCTCAATGAAATGTGTTCCATCTACACCCCAGGAAGGTttaagaagagggggggggggggcatttGGATAAACTTTATTTCTGCTTTTTCTGCTTGTTGCTTCTGAGAACAGGTTTCTGCAAACCCTTCCCCTCCTCTTCCATGATGAACTACGGCCCCAGCAGTGatgctactctctctctctctcctctcttcacTTATGCTGCATCAGCCATGGTCAATGGTGCTAGCTTTTTGGCTTCTCACTACTGTAGCATAAGAATCTTTATCATTGGTACTGATAAATAAACAAATTTGGATATggacacagaaaaaaaaaagaaaaaaacccctcGATTATAACATGTATGTTTTTAAAACAGACAGAGAACAAGAACACTGTCTACACACATATTATTCCTTTTTTAATGAGAACATCTTTAAAAGTTcaagtatatatataaatcCTTGAGATAGGATGGTAAAATGTTACAATTTCTTTCATCATGATACAATATATTAGCATCAGGCATGTGTctttaatgcaggagtagattacaagtaactaactccgtagtttacaaccccaaacaatacaaatagaagcaagaaacaaagaaataataccatcaaataaacccccaaggatacaatacccatataggagcaaaaccagcccaaaacccaacccgataggagaaagaaagaccttctatagaacTAGAGAGAGGTGCGGTCAGGTCTGTGGGAATCCGATTGAGCTGTATTTTTGgatgtagatagtccctagggagggcacaaaaacccccaaatataaAGGGCTTCTGATTGCTAGTTATGGAGTtacgcactttcttgatttttcagacctaagagagagaatgtgaagaattctgcaggaacatcaacttgtcttcttcagataaccttcaagagaggatcgattaatcttcttagagtatagaaccccCAAATATAAAGGGCTTCTGACGGTtggttatggagttacgcattttcttgattttcagacctaagagagagaatgtgaagaattctgcaagaacatcaacttgtcttcttcagataaccttcaagagaggatcgattaatcttcttagagtatagaaccagtcctcctaAGGATCTGTAGATCATatctcaaacttgggtagcaatgagggtcaattggcttcaagaacaagaactctttgatTGGCTGATTCTGactttgtatgctttaacaggtctgaacttctaataacaataaacaaaaaataaaaatagaaaagcaagaatcgatggagggttgagaagggtgaaagagaataaaggatatctcacccctcagattttgggtatcacacccctcaaaggtttaggcatctcacctctcaataacagtttttttagctaaagagtaatcactcaataattcattcattcaaatctccaaTTATGAGTAATAggctcaaaggtttaggcatctcacctctcaataacagtttttttagctaaagagtaatcactcaataattcattcattcaaatctccaattatgagtaataggctcctctatttatagagggtagaatagcaatcaaactacttaggagctagtttcccaataggactagacactcctactacaactaggagctagtttctcaataggactagacactcctactacaactaggaattcaaaatggGACTATGatttgactttatgactccaacatggagtagaactaactaactaatagtccatatagaactttacaaccaactaatggtctaatgggcctttattgaattaaataacaactaattaaactaatgaataaaattccgttttcctaccttttacccatattttaggcctatcaaagtggcccatttcaaagaaaactcatgggatcaaagacccaacacatgcataacacaacccaaggcttatttgcaataaaataaacccaagtgacttatctacatcagtctTACACATCTATAAATCTCTGTGCAGGAGGCATGATCTCACTGATGgcttgaaaaaattaaaatgcaAGACCCTTATTTTTGTGGGTGAAAGGAGTCCATTTCATTCTGAGGCCCTGTACATGAGTGccaaaatgggagagagaagcAGTGCTCTTGTAGAGGTAAAAGTCTGCACCTTTTCCTTCATAATCCAATTGGTTTGATCACAATCTAGTCTTGAAGTTGTGATACCTTATGAACTCTAAATCACTGGATTGACATGTTCTATAATACAATTGGGTACTTATCACAGGTTGAAGCATGTGGCTCACTGGTTACAGAGGAACATCCATATGCCATGTTGATTCCTATTGAGTTATTTCTAATGGGTTTTGGCTATCATCGGCAGCCACCTCTTACATCATTGTCAAATCAAGGTTCAAACCCTGCAAGCCGCCGTTCTTCGATAGCGCCGGAGCTTCTGTCACCAGAGAGTCTAGGAGTAAAGCTCAAACCTATCAAGACCCGCATTGCTTTTGAAGTTTGACATGAAAAGGACTTCATAAGACTTCTGAAATAATGTTTTGTGGAGGAAAATATTCTGTGATTGTATTAAGATGGGCAATCCGGGAATGTTTACACGGGTGTAGATAATTTATTGGAGAGATTATTAGGATAGCATTTTATTCTTGTCTTTTTAGATCATCAAATTTTCTTAAGATGGGGGATGTGGTAATCTTAGTTCTTTTGCTGGGGCTATGTAGAAATCATGTATTAATACTATTCTTTTGTACATTACTACCGTGTGACTTTAAAAACATTGTAATAACCCAGAAGAGAGCCCctcatttatttccttttatgcaTCCATTCCTTACCTTCTTTTTTCAGTTATTTCTAATTGATATAATCATCCCAGATCTAAGATTGAATGACAGTAAGCAGTCATACtgaaaaaaagttgaaaattgatCTGTTAATCCAATTTGTTTGTCATTGTTGATCATCACAAACACTTGAGTTGGACAATAATTTGGGCCAAGCAACCCATTTCTATAGACAGGAAACACATTTGAAGAAGCTGCTATTCACAGGTAAGCTAAGGCTTGCCTATGCAATTTTGTTCCTGCATAATGGTCAACTGAAGTAATCCACTAAGAATGTAGAGACATGAAACACTTTTGAAGAAGCTGATATGTCATTGGAAACTAAGAGCTAAAATGGAGATGAGACAACAGAATTACATTATCGGTACTCCTTATGCAAGTAGACAAATTCTATGAACATTTTAAGCACACATTGTCCTCTAAGGAGACCTAGCCAGATCACTTATGGATAAAGTCCTATGTAACAAATCTTACACACAAGTTTATCAACAGTACCATCAGTGTTGTATCTTCTTCTGTAAAGTGTTCAAGTCTAAAGTAGACCCATACATCTTAAGCAGAGCTTCAGCACACCAGCCATGTCCATCATTCACAGTAGGCATCCTCACTTCCATATAAGGTGTTGCAGGCTGTTGGCCTGTAGGCAAAATGACCCCAGCAAACACTCTTAGCACATTAGAAGCATCAATGTCCATGCACACACTGATTTCTGCTTCCCCTTTAGGAGCTGGGGGGATTCCCATGAGCTTGAAGTAGCCCAGGAGATGGTTCTCTTCCACTCTCTTCCCTTCACCTTCGTAAACAACAATTAGGGCCTCAGTCTGGTTATCTTGTGTAGTTGTAAAAAACAACTCCTTCCTTGCTGGCACTGTGGCGTTTCGATGTATGATAGGTACAAAACTATTGCCATCCGCCTTAATTCCAAGGCTCTGGGAGGTTGCTTGTATTGTCAACAAATCTAAACTCCCCAGCGGGTCGCTGATTCCTGATGCCACAGCACCCTCAAGTGCTGCACCACATACCGTGGCTTCCAGTGGATCCATCCCTGAATAAGCATCCGTCCTTTTGCATATACCCAAAACCAGGCCTCTTACTTTTGGAATAATTGAACACCCACCAACAAGTATGACATCAGTTAAATCTTCCACTTCTACTTTTGCATCAGATAAGCATTCCAGTACAAGCTCCTCACATTTCCTGAACACCTCTTTGTTTACCTCCTCAAATTCAGCACGGTCCAATGCCCTATTTATTTTTGAACCATTTGCCAAATCTACCTTAATTGGGACACTCGTCTGAGTGGTGAGCTTGTGGATAGCCTCTTGGGTGGCAATCCGAAGCAAGgcaattgatttgatttcattaATGCCATGGTTTGAACAAAGAGTCTCCATATTGGGTAAGAGATAATGCATTACATTCTGAAGTATATCTTCTCCCCCAATAACACTGCCTGATAAAGCTTTGATCTGAGAAACCCCTCCAGCTGTAGCAGTGACAGC
This Macadamia integrifolia cultivar HAES 741 chromosome 10, SCU_Mint_v3, whole genome shotgun sequence DNA region includes the following protein-coding sequences:
- the LOC122091307 gene encoding heat shock 70 kDa protein 8, coding for MAEPAYTVASDSETSGEDKPSSAFPEIAIGIDIGTSQCSVAAWNGSEVELLKNTRNQKIMRTFVTFKDEIPSGGVSDQVALSEYEIFSGSSIFNMKRLIGRMDTDPVVHASKNLPFLVQTLNIGARPFIAALVKNVWRSTTPEEVLAVFLVELRAMAEIRLRRPIRNIVLTIPVSFSRFQVSRVERACAMAGLHVLRLMPEATAVALLYAQQQQQIAHENMGSGSEKIALIFNMGAGYCDVAVTATAGGVSQIKALSGSVIGGEDILQNVMHYLLPNMETLCSNHGINEIKSIALLRIATQEAIHKLTTQTSVPIKVDLANGSKINRALDRAEFEEVNKEVFRKCEELVLECLSDAKVEVEDLTDVILVGGCSIIPKVRGLVLGICKRTDAYSGMDPLEATVCGAALEGAVASGISDPLGSLDLLTIQATSQSLGIKADGNSFVPIIHRNATVPARKELFFTTTQDNQTEALIVVYEGEGKRVEENHLLGYFKLMGIPPAPKGEAEISVCMDIDASNVLRVFAGVILPTGQQPATPYMEVRMPTVNDGHGWCAEALLKMYGSTLDLNTLQKKIQH